The segment CTTGCGGGCGGCGAGCGCTGCTTTCTCCTCCTCGGTGCTCGCCTGCCGCGCCAGCCGCAGGAACATCGAGGTGGTGCCGCTGTCGGCTTCCGGCGGACGACCGCGGCCGTCCTTCAGATGGCAATTCTGGCACGCCCGCTCGTTGAACAGCGGACCAAGCCCGTCCGATGCCTGCGTCGACGAGGGCGACGACACCCAGTTCTTGCGGAAAAGAGCATTGCCGAGCTTGAAGGTGCCTTCTTCCTCGAATGTGATATTGGCGGAAGATTGCGAGAAAGCGTCCTTGCTGGCGCCTTTGCGCGACGTGCCGGCGCCGCCCTGCATCGGCTCGAACTGCTCGGGCCTGGAAAAATCCTTGGTCGGCCTGGTGATGGCAATGACGCGAGAAAGATCCTTCGGCGTCAGATCGGCACGGGTGGTGGCGAGACCCGCCGGTTCGGGCGCGCCGGCCAGCGCCGAGGCGGTCAGCGCGACCACTACGGCAAGCGAAAACCCGCCAGCCCAGTTGCAAGGCGGCTTTTGCTGGGGCGACAGGCCGTAATCCTCGGCCCGCCGCAAGCGGCGCAGGTCATCTAAGCGGCGCCGCATTCCCGCATGTCCCTAATCCGCCTCGTCGGCCGATGCGGCGTTGAGCTGACCGTATTTTTCCTCGCCGATCGAGGCGAGCAGGTCGAGTTGCGTCTCGAGGAAGTCGATGTGACCTTCCTCGTCGGACAACAGATCCTCGAACAGCTTCATCGTCACGTAGTCACCCGCTTCGTTACAAATCTCGCGCGACCGTTTGTAGGCAGTGCGCGCGTCATATTCGCCGGCAAGATCCGATTCGAGCACTTCCTTGACATTCTGACCGATGCGCAGCGGCGCTACCGACTGCAGGTTCGGATGGCCTTCAAGGAAGATGATGCGGGCCACGAGCCGGTCGGCATGGTGCATCTCCTCGATCGATTCGGCGCGTTCCTTCTTTGCCAGCTTGGCGTATCCCCAGTCTTCCAGCAGCCGGAAATGCACCCAGTACTGATTGACCGCTCCAAGTTCCAGAAATAGAGCTTCGTTAAGCCGCTCTATGATCTGTTGTTCGCCTTTCATGGGTTCTGCTCCCGTATTGGACGCGCAGGCCTCTGACGCGATCCAGGTGTGAAACGACATCCACGCCGCTCGCCTCCGAGCGGGCGTGGTAATTCTCGGTTACCCGAATGATCGTTTCGACCACATTTGGGAAGCAGCCGCAACAGCGACCACGCTTGTGCATGGCATGATAGATCTTCGCCGGCACGATAAGCTGCCAGGGATCCTGATCCAGCAGCCCGACGATCGTCTGCTCAATCTCCTTCTCGGTGATGATGTTGCAATGGCAGATCAGCATTATTTGCTCTGTGTGGCTGACGGCGCGTGCTCGGCGTCGTGTGGCTTATTTTCTCAATCGAGCCGAAGCGGGTCCACTTTTCTTTTACGCGGACGTCGGTTCGGGATCGTGCTGCGGCCTCCGGAGGCCCTACTGAAACACCTTGTCCGGCGCATCGAGGCTGTCCGAGCCCTCGAAGGCGATGGCGTTGAGTTTCAGGGTGCCGACGGCGCGTTCGATCGACTTGGTCTGGTCGACCAGCGCGTCGATCGCCGCCTGCACGGTGGCGTTTCCTTGCGTATTGCCCTCGCCGATCTGCTGGTCATAGGCCTCGCCAGCAAGCGCCCGCGCCTTGATGGCTTCCATCTTGGCGACGGTGGCATCAAGCTTGTCCGACAGTTCCTTGTCGACCGCCGGGTCGGCCTCCTTGACCATGTCGGATACCGAGGGTCCGTCGACGACGCTGCCGTCGAGGCGGGTGTAGCTGCCCTTATAGGCGGCGCGAATGCCGACGGCATCGTAGAGATGGGAATCGTAGGTGTTGTCGGAGAAGCAGTCATGCTCTTCTTCCGGATCGTGCAGCAGC is part of the Mesorhizobium sp. L-2-11 genome and harbors:
- the bfr gene encoding bacterioferritin produces the protein MKGEQQIIERLNEALFLELGAVNQYWVHFRLLEDWGYAKLAKKERAESIEEMHHADRLVARIIFLEGHPNLQSVAPLRIGQNVKEVLESDLAGEYDARTAYKRSREICNEAGDYVTMKLFEDLLSDEEGHIDFLETQLDLLASIGEEKYGQLNAASADEAD
- a CDS encoding (2Fe-2S)-binding protein is translated as MLICHCNIITEKEIEQTIVGLLDQDPWQLIVPAKIYHAMHKRGRCCGCFPNVVETIIRVTENYHARSEASGVDVVSHLDRVRGLRVQYGSRTHERRTTDHRAA